GCGCTGCCCTTCGCCGGACACCACCAGCGCACGCTGAGCGCGCACCATGACCTTGGGATAGCGGCGTCGCAACTCGTCGCAATAGGCCCAGTGGACCGTCGCCTCCTGGCCATCCAGCAGCCCGGCCTCGGCCAGCAGCAGGGTGCCGGAACAGGCGGATGCCAGGGTGGCCCCGGCCGCATAGCAGCGCCTGAGCCACTCGACCTCCTCGGCAAAGCGCCCCTCGAGCGATTCGCCCGGTGGAATGTTCAGGTCCGGCACGCAAACGAAGTCCGCAGACGAGCATTCCTGGAGGCTGGCCTGGGCCTCGATGCGCACCTCATTGGTGGCCAGCAGCGGCCCGGCGCGCGCCGCAACCACCAGAGGGCGCAGCAGTGAAGGGCCCGCCTCGCCACTGGTGACGATGCCCCAGTCGCGGCCGGTGGCCATGAACAGGTCATACATGCCGTACACCACCGAGGCGGTAGCCTCGGGGTAGGCGAGGATGGCGACAGTGGCGGGCTGCTGCGGGTCGCTCATGGCCGATTTGTCCAGTTCGCTGCCGAAATGGCTTTAGTCGCTAAGGCGCGGCGGTCTTACCCTTTCAATCGAGTCATTCGAACAGATGGACAACGTCATGCCAACCCCACGCGAGGCGCGTACTGCCCAGCCCGCTTGCGAGCCTGTCCATCGGCACCCGCCCTGGGCCGGCGCCTGACTTTCCCGATACGCACGAGGAGAGACCGTGATGAGCAAGTACCGAAACCAACTGCCGCAATTGCAGGAGCAGTTGTTCATGACCGATGGCGGACTGGAAACCACCCTGATCTTTCACGAGGGCATCGACCTGTCGCTCTTTGCGGCGTTCGATCTGCTGAAGAACGCCGCCGGAGTCGCGGTGCTGCGCCGCTATTTCACCGCCTATGCCGAGCTTGCACGCACGCACGGGGTCGGCCTGGTGCTCGAGAGCCCGACCTGGCGAGCCAATCCCGACTGGGCCGCGCAGCTCGGTTATGACGCGGGCCAGCTGGCGGACGCGAACCGCAAGGCCATCGAGCTGCTGCTCGAGGTGCGCGCGGACTACGAAAGTGCCACTACGCCAATCGTGATCAGCGGCAACATTGGGCCGCGCGGCGACGGCTACCGCCCCGACCGACGCATGAGCGCGGGTGAAGCCCGGGACTACCACGGGCCGCAGGTGCAGACCTTCACTCAGACCGAAGCAGACATGGTGGCGGCCTTCACCCTGAACTAC
The genomic region above belongs to Pseudomonas benzenivorans and contains:
- a CDS encoding GlxA family transcriptional regulator, with amino-acid sequence MSDPQQPATVAILAYPEATASVVYGMYDLFMATGRDWGIVTSGEAGPSLLRPLVVAARAGPLLATNEVRIEAQASLQECSSADFVCVPDLNIPPGESLEGRFAEEVEWLRRCYAAGATLASACSGTLLLAEAGLLDGQEATVHWAYCDELRRRYPKVMVRAQRALVVSGEGQRLVMAGGGTSWLDLALFLIARSVGVDAAMQVARINLIDWHAIGQQPFARLARTRQVEDAIIAGCQTWIAEHYCEHSPVAAMVRLSGLAERSFKRRFQLATGMSPLDYVHRVRLEEAKQMLESGDDPIEAIANAVGYEDAGFFSRLFRRSVNLTPAQYRRRFGSMRRALNAGV
- a CDS encoding homocysteine S-methyltransferase family protein: MSKYRNQLPQLQEQLFMTDGGLETTLIFHEGIDLSLFAAFDLLKNAAGVAVLRRYFTAYAELARTHGVGLVLESPTWRANPDWAAQLGYDAGQLADANRKAIELLLEVRADYESATTPIVISGNIGPRGDGYRPDRRMSAGEARDYHGPQVQTFTQTEADMVAAFTLNYVEEAIGITAAAKACDMPVAIAFTLETDGRLPSGDTLEAAIRRTDKETGEYPAYYLINCAHPSHFDAVLREGGEWRARIRGLRANASKRSHAELDQSPDLDAGDPEELAAQYRALQSALPRLSVVGGCCGTDHRHVDAICSAMDLAYQPERAWN